A single Mangifera indica cultivar Alphonso chromosome 20, CATAS_Mindica_2.1, whole genome shotgun sequence DNA region contains:
- the LOC123203911 gene encoding MYG1 protein-like, translating into MLSVTTRGFRQNLFNFHSNSLIRPLVAMANPSTYVYSPPFSTSSPDNTTLKRVGTHNGSFHCDEALGCFMIRLTDKFSNAQIIRTRDLKVLEGLDAVLDVGGVYDPSNDRYDHHQKGFEEVFGHGFNTKLSSAGLVYKHFGKEIIAKELQLDEGHPDVHRLYLAVYRNFMEAIDAIDNGINQFDTEKPPRYVNNTHLSSRVGKLNLDWIEPDQSAEKENEAFQRAMTVTGSEFLNTVRFYVKSWLPARSIVMECLAARYDIDPSGEIMVLKQFCPWKLHLFELEEEMKIEPLIKYVLYEDDRGKQWRVQAVGVSPDRFESRRALPAQWRGFRDEELSKEAGIDGCVFVHMSGFIGGNKSYEGALAMARAALKL; encoded by the exons ATGTTGTCAGTAACAACAAGAGGGTTTAGGCAGAACCTATTCAACTTTCACAGCAACTCTCTCATTCGCCCTTTGGTAGCCATGGCTAACCCTTCAACTTATGTTTATTCTCCTCCTTTCTCTACTTCTTCTCCCGACAATACGACTCTCAAGCGCGTAGGCACACACAACGGCAGCTTCCACTGCGACGAAGCTCTGGGTTGCTTCATGATTCGCCTCACCGACAAGTTCTCCAACGCCCAGATTATCCGTACCCGAGATCTCaag GTTTTGGAGGGTCTTGATGCTGTGCTTGATGTTGGGGGTGTTTATGATCCAAGTAATGACCGGTATGATCATCATCAAAAGGGCTTTGAGGAGGTTTTTGGACATGGGTTCAATACAAAACTCAGCAGTGCCGGTCTTGTTTACAAG CATTTTGGAAAGGAAATAATAGCTAAAGAGCTTCAGCTTGATGAAGGACACCCAGATGTTCATCGGTTATATTTGGCTGTTTACAGAAACTTCATGGAG GCAATTGACGCAATTGACAATGGAATTAACCAGTTTGACACGGAAAAACCTCCAAGATATGTGAACAATACACATTTGTCTTCAAGGGTGGGAAAACTAAATTTGGATTGGATTGAACCCGATCAATCAGCTGAGAAGGAGAATGAAGCCTTCCAACGAGCAATGACTGTGACTGGCAGTGAGTTTTTAAAt ACTGTTAGGTTTTATGTGAAATCATGGTTACCAGCACGGTCAATTGTAATGGAATGTCTTGCAGCGAGATATGATATTGATCCTAGTGGTGAAATTATGGTTTTGAAACAATTTTGTCCT TGGAAGCTTCACTTGTTTGAGCTTGAGGAGGAGATGAAGATTGAGCCTCTAATTAAATATGTTCTTTATGAG GATGACAGAGGTAAACAGTGGCGAGTGCAGGCAGTGGGAGTATCCCCAGATAGATTTGAGAGTCGGAGAGCTCTCCCTGCCCAGTGGCGAGGTTTTAGAGATGAAGAACTCTCAAAGGAGGCAGGGATCGATGGTTGCGTCTTTGTCCATATGAGTGGGTTTATTGGTGGAAATAAAAGCTATGAGGGCGCTTTGGCCATGGCTCGTGCTGCTTTGAAGCTTTAA